The following coding sequences are from one Microbacterium wangchenii window:
- a CDS encoding DUF4118 domain-containing protein yields the protein MKRGRLRVLLGAAPGVGKTYEMLQEGRRLRDEGRDVVIAVVETHGRAATAAQAEGLPLVPRRSVEHRGVTLAEMDLEAVLARHPDLALVDELAHTNAPGSRNTQRWADVEELLAAGIDVITTVNVQHIASLNDVVQRITGVVQRETVPDGVVRRADQIEVVDVAPQALRDRLSAGVVYPAERIDAALSNYFRLGNLTALRELALLWLADEVDSALRSYRADHGIEGSWQARERVVVALTGGREGETLLRRGARIAARSAGGELLAVHVSSQDGLAGAAPGDLAAQRALVESLGGTYHQVVGDDVARTLVDFARSVNASQLVIGVSRRGRLAAALTGPGIGATVIRESGDIDVHIVTHAAAGGHLTLPRLRGGALSVKRRILGFLLALAGGPLLSWLLYVTDGPDSLTSDVLAYQLLVVIVALVGGIWPAVFAALLSGLTLDFLFIDPLFTVEISDPAHALSIVLYIVIAILVSLVVDQAARRARSARRALAESELLATVAGSVLRGESAVPAMVTRVREAFGFAGVRLLAADGTVLATDGEPVRDDRAVRLPVGPDGEARATLELHGAELDASGRRLLDVIVAQLGAALERTDLAETAREVGVLAATDQVRSALLSAVSHDLRRPLAAAVAAVGGLRAAGGRLTGDDRDELLATADESLATLSGLVTDLLDVSRVQAGVLAVSLAPVDAADVILAAVEELHLGPDQVDLALDPELPAVTADPVLLQRVLVNLLANAHRHAPEGARARVATSRLGGTVEIRVVDTGAGVPTERQGDIFAPFQRLGDTDNTAGLGLGLALSRGFTEGMGGTLTPEHTPGGGLTMVVALPAAGAGEDGPR from the coding sequence GTGAAGCGCGGACGCCTGCGGGTGCTGCTGGGGGCGGCGCCGGGCGTCGGCAAGACGTACGAGATGCTCCAGGAGGGGCGGCGCCTGCGGGACGAGGGTCGTGACGTCGTGATCGCGGTCGTCGAGACGCACGGTCGTGCCGCCACGGCCGCGCAGGCGGAGGGGCTCCCCCTCGTGCCGCGCCGCAGCGTCGAGCACCGCGGCGTGACTCTGGCGGAGATGGACCTGGAGGCGGTGCTGGCGCGACACCCCGACCTCGCGCTGGTGGACGAACTGGCGCACACCAACGCGCCCGGATCGCGCAACACCCAGCGGTGGGCCGACGTCGAAGAGCTCCTCGCGGCCGGCATCGACGTCATCACCACCGTCAACGTGCAGCACATCGCCTCCCTCAACGACGTCGTCCAGCGCATCACCGGCGTCGTGCAGCGGGAGACCGTTCCCGACGGCGTGGTGCGCCGCGCGGATCAGATCGAGGTCGTCGACGTCGCCCCGCAGGCGCTGCGCGACCGCCTGTCGGCCGGCGTCGTGTATCCCGCCGAGCGGATCGACGCGGCGCTGTCGAACTACTTCCGGCTGGGCAACCTCACGGCTCTGCGCGAACTCGCCCTGCTGTGGCTGGCCGACGAGGTCGACAGCGCCCTGCGCTCCTACCGCGCGGATCACGGCATCGAGGGCTCGTGGCAGGCGCGCGAACGCGTCGTGGTCGCCCTCACCGGTGGCCGAGAAGGCGAGACCCTCCTGCGCCGGGGCGCGCGGATCGCGGCCCGGTCGGCCGGCGGCGAGCTGCTGGCGGTGCACGTATCCAGTCAGGACGGGCTCGCAGGCGCCGCCCCCGGCGACCTGGCCGCCCAGCGCGCCCTCGTGGAATCGCTCGGCGGCACCTACCACCAGGTGGTCGGCGACGACGTCGCGCGAACCCTCGTGGACTTCGCACGCTCGGTCAACGCGTCGCAGCTGGTGATCGGCGTGAGCCGTCGCGGTCGCCTGGCCGCAGCCCTCACCGGCCCCGGGATCGGCGCGACCGTCATCCGCGAATCCGGCGACATCGACGTGCACATCGTCACGCACGCCGCCGCGGGCGGGCACCTGACCCTGCCGCGCCTGCGCGGCGGGGCGCTCAGCGTGAAGCGCCGCATCCTCGGATTCCTCCTCGCGCTGGCCGGCGGACCGCTCCTGTCGTGGTTGCTGTACGTCACCGACGGACCCGACTCCCTCACCTCCGACGTGCTCGCCTACCAGCTGCTCGTCGTGATCGTCGCGCTCGTGGGCGGCATCTGGCCCGCCGTCTTCGCGGCGCTGCTGTCGGGTCTCACCCTGGATTTCCTCTTCATCGACCCGCTGTTCACGGTCGAGATCTCCGACCCCGCGCACGCGCTGTCGATCGTGCTGTACATCGTGATCGCGATCCTCGTGAGCCTGGTCGTCGACCAGGCGGCCCGGCGTGCCCGCTCGGCGCGGCGGGCGCTGGCCGAATCCGAGCTGCTGGCGACGGTGGCCGGAAGCGTCCTGCGCGGCGAGAGCGCGGTCCCGGCGATGGTCACGCGGGTGCGGGAGGCCTTCGGGTTCGCGGGCGTGCGTCTCCTCGCCGCCGACGGAACGGTGCTCGCGACCGACGGCGAACCAGTGCGCGATGACCGTGCCGTCCGCCTGCCCGTGGGACCCGACGGCGAGGCGCGTGCGACGCTGGAGCTGCACGGCGCAGAGCTCGACGCATCCGGCCGCCGGCTGCTGGATGTCATCGTCGCGCAGCTGGGCGCGGCGCTGGAGCGCACCGACCTCGCCGAGACCGCGCGGGAAGTGGGTGTCCTGGCCGCGACGGATCAGGTGCGCAGCGCGCTGCTGTCCGCCGTCAGCCATGACCTCCGCCGGCCCCTCGCGGCCGCCGTCGCGGCCGTGGGCGGACTGCGCGCGGCCGGCGGGCGGCTCACCGGCGATGACCGGGACGAGCTGCTCGCCACCGCGGACGAGAGCCTGGCCACCCTGTCGGGGCTGGTCACCGATCTGCTGGACGTCAGCCGCGTGCAGGCCGGCGTGCTGGCCGTGTCGCTCGCGCCGGTGGATGCCGCCGATGTCATCCTCGCCGCCGTAGAGGAGCTGCACCTCGGTCCCGACCAGGTCGACCTCGCGCTGGACCCCGAGCTTCCCGCCGTCACCGCCGACCCCGTCCTGCTGCAACGTGTGCTCGTGAACCTCCTCGCCAACGCGCACCGGCACGCTCCGGAGGGCGCCCGCGCGCGCGTGGCCACGAGCCGGCTGGGCGGAACGGTCGAGATCCGCGTGGTCGACACCGGAGCCGGCGTCCCGACCGAACGTCAGGGCGACATCTTCGCCCCGTTCCAGCGGCTCGGCGACACCGACAACACCGCGGGACTGGGTCTCGGGCTCGCACTTTCGCGCGGATTCACCGAGGGCATGGGCGGCACGCTCACCCCCGAGCACACACCGGGCGGGGGGCTCACGATGGTCGTGGCGCTGCCGGCGGCGGGCGCGGGGGAGGATGGGCCTCGATGA